Below is a genomic region from Oceanibaculum nanhaiense.
CCATGCCTACTGCGCGAGATTGTCCGATATCTTAATAACGCTTACAGCGTAAAAAATGATCACCAGCAGAATTAAGGCAAAAAATATCGCCCAATTGCGTTGGGACAGCCCTTTCGATTTTCTACTCATACTTTATGCTCCGTTTGCTGGACCGACAATTATTCGTGAGGCGGTCAAGTGTTTGACTTCTCTGGGGTTGTTGGCTGAGGCTATTGGTTGCGCTCGTACCAGCGCGGCAAGCGGGTCGATTGGACGCCCGTCGAGCCGCACCTCATAGTGAAGATTTGGCCCAGTCGCCGTGCCGCTGGCTCCGACAGTCCCGATGACCTGGTCGGCTTGAACCCATGCCTGTTTCGAGAGGCCTTTGGCAAAGCTCGATAAATGGGCATAACGGGTCGTAACGCCATTTCCGTGATCTATGTCGATGACACGGCCATAGCCCCGCAACCGACCAAGGAATGATATCCGGCCAGCAGCCGTGCTGGAAATCGGTGTGCCTGCCGGCGCCTCATAGTCCACCCCGGTATGCAGGCGTACGCTTCCGTAAACTGGATGCTTTCTTCGTCCGAAGACCGAGGACAGTCTCGCTCCTTCGACCGGCGCCCGGATTCTCTGCACGAGATCGCCGTCACGATAAAGTGCTGCGGTGCTATCCTCGTCCAGTATGAGGAGTTCCAGCACACTCTGTTTTGTTGCTAATCTCGCGTAGGACAGTTTCGGCTCGCCGACAGCGATTCCCTTCTCATCGATGCTCTCGCTCCAGATGATGGCGATTTCGTTACCGCTTCGCAGATCGCGGCGGAAGTCATAGAGATTTGAAAAAAAGGCAGCCAATTCCACTGCAAAGCGTTCCGGCGCATCTATCCTGTTCAGCGTTTCAGAGAGGCTATTCTCAATTTTCGCTTTAGCTACGTGTTCGATGCTGCTCAGTTCGGGCTCGACCAGGATGGTTTGTGCACCCTTAGAGAAGACAACGTCTAGGCGCACGCCGAGGCGCGTCGTCAACGAAATTCTCTTCACTGCACTCTTGTCATTCCAAGGAGATCGCACAGTCAATATATCGCCAGGGCGCAGTTCAGTCGGGTCGAACTCGGCGACAATGGCTAGAACTGCTTCTCGTTGAACGGCCCTATCAACACCACTGCGAC
It encodes:
- a CDS encoding M23 family metallopeptidase — encoded protein: MNSIPVSGQIGRPIFQAMTFVGLLAMWGMGFPSLSWSQPHTKSPAAEAEERSIIAKPGDTLGTMLGRSGVDRAVQREAVLAIVAEFDPTELRPGDILTVRSPWNDKSAVKRISLTTRLGVRLDVVFSKGAQTILVEPELSSIEHVAKAKIENSLSETLNRIDAPERFAVELAAFFSNLYDFRRDLRSGNEIAIIWSESIDEKGIAVGEPKLSYARLATKQSVLELLILDEDSTAALYRDGDLVQRIRAPVEGARLSSVFGRRKHPVYGSVRLHTGVDYEAPAGTPISSTAAGRISFLGRLRGYGRVIDIDHGNGVTTRYAHLSSFAKGLSKQAWVQADQVIGTVGASGTATGPNLHYEVRLDGRPIDPLAALVRAQPIASANNPREVKHLTASRIIVGPANGA